The following nucleotide sequence is from Acidimicrobiales bacterium.
GCTCCTGACCTTGGAAACGAGGATGGAGTCATGGGATCTGAGCGGATGCCTGGGAAGCCGACTACGCGTCGGTACTCGCCGGCCGAGAAGGAGCGGGCGGTGCGGTTGGTCCGTCAGCTGCGCGAGGAGTTGGGTTCGACGCACGGCACGATCCAGCGGGTCGCGAGCCAGTTGGGTTGTGGGGTCGAGTCGCTGCGCACGTGGGTCAAGCAGGCCGAGGTCGATGATGGCGAGCGGCCTGGGGTGACGACGGCGGAGGCGACGCGGATCAAGGAGCTGGAACAGGAGAACCGGGAGCTTCGCCGAGCGAACGCGATCCTCAAGTCCGCCTCGGCTTTCTTCGCGGCGGAGCTCGACCGCCCACAGCGGTGATCGTCGAGTTCATCGACACCCACCGCGCCGAGTTCGGAGTCGAGCCCATCTGCGAGGTGCTGCAGGTGGCTCCGAGCACGTACTACGCCGCCAAGTCCCGGCCGGTCTCGGCCCGGGCGCTGCAGGACTCGGTGATGATTCCGTTCCTGGTCGCTCTGTGGGAGGCGAACTACCGGGTCTACGGCGCTCACAAGCTCTGGAAGGCCGCCCGGCGGACCGGTCACGACATCGGCCGGGACCAGGTCGCTCGACTGATGCGGGCCGCAGGGATCGCCGGCGTGAAACGCAGCCGGCGGGTGCGCACCACCCGCTCCGACAACACCGCGGCGCGCCACCCGGACCTGGTGTGCCGGGACTTCACCGCAGAGCGGCCCAACCGCTTGTGGGTGACCGACCTCACCTTCGTGGCGACTTGGGCCGGGGTGGCGTACGTGTGCTTCATCGTCGACGCCTACAGCCGAATGATCGTCGGCTGGCGTGTGGCCGGCCACATGCGCACCGAGATGGTCCTCGACGCGCTGGAGATGGCCCGCTGGGCTCGAGGCACCCGCCTCGAAGGCTTGGTCACCCACTCCGATGCCGGCAGCCAGTTCACCAGCGTGCGCTACGGCGAACGCCTCGCGGAGATCGACG
It contains:
- a CDS encoding IS3 family transposase (programmed frameshift), translated to MPGKPTTRRYSPAEKERAVRLVRQLREELGSTHGTIQRVASQLGCGVESLRTWVKQAEVDDGERPGVTTAEATRIKELEQENRELRRANAILKSASGFLRGGARPPTAVIVEFIDTHRAEFGVEPICEVLQVAPSTYYAAKSRPVSARALQDSVMIPFLVALWEANYRVYGAHKLWKAARRTGHDIGRDQVARLMRAAGIAGVKRSRRVRTTRSDNTAARHPDLVCRDFTAERPNRLWVTDLTFVATWAGVAYVCFIVDAYSRMIVGWRVAGHMRTEMVLDALEMARWARGTRLEGLVTHSDAGSQFTSVRYGERLAEIDAVPSIGSVGDSFDNALAESVNGLYKTELIRGPDKGPWRTVEDVELATLGWVHWHNTERLHGYLDDVPPTEFEAAFYAAQ